Proteins co-encoded in one Desulfitobacterium hafniense DCB-2 genomic window:
- a CDS encoding NAD(P)/FAD-dependent oxidoreductase, producing the protein MSEGFQLKSRYQLAIVGCGPAGMSAALNAKIRNKDFILLGSDFCSPKLAKAPQIDNYLGFHEIKGEDLRQNFLNHVKAMGIEVVPWKVLNIYPGPPFTLVGNNESFEADAVILATGVSPTKLLPGETELLGRGVGYCATCDGPLYKGKKVAIVSYSHEGEAEANFMAEICAEVYYLPFYKEVGQLDSRIIQKKARVKEISGTQKVEKLVLDNEEISVDGVFVLRESLPAEQIVPGLEMDKGAIKVNRELETGIPGLFAAGDCSGQPYQLNKAVGEGGTAALSAIKYLDEMKKG; encoded by the coding sequence ATGAGTGAAGGATTTCAATTAAAATCTCGTTATCAACTGGCTATTGTCGGGTGCGGTCCCGCCGGGATGTCTGCCGCCTTAAATGCCAAAATTCGAAATAAAGACTTTATTCTTTTGGGAAGTGACTTTTGCAGTCCCAAATTAGCTAAAGCTCCCCAGATTGATAATTACCTGGGTTTTCATGAAATCAAAGGGGAGGACTTGCGGCAGAATTTCCTAAACCACGTAAAAGCCATGGGCATTGAGGTTGTACCTTGGAAAGTTCTCAATATTTATCCCGGACCGCCTTTCACCCTGGTGGGCAATAATGAATCCTTTGAAGCCGATGCGGTGATTTTGGCCACAGGGGTATCGCCTACCAAGCTTCTTCCCGGGGAGACAGAGCTTCTGGGCAGGGGAGTGGGCTATTGTGCCACTTGCGACGGACCTTTGTACAAAGGGAAAAAGGTGGCCATTGTTTCCTACAGCCACGAAGGAGAAGCCGAAGCCAATTTCATGGCTGAGATCTGCGCTGAAGTCTATTATCTGCCTTTCTACAAAGAGGTAGGGCAGCTTGATTCCAGAATCATTCAAAAAAAAGCCAGGGTTAAGGAGATTTCCGGCACTCAAAAGGTAGAAAAGCTGGTCTTGGATAACGAAGAGATCTCAGTAGACGGTGTCTTCGTGCTCCGGGAAAGCCTGCCGGCGGAGCAGATCGTTCCGGGCTTGGAAATGGACAAAGGCGCCATCAAGGTGAACCGGGAGCTGGAGACCGGTATTCCGGGACTCTTCGCCGCCGGAGACTGCTCCGGACAACCCTATCAGCTGAACAAAGCGGTAGGGGAAGGAGGAACGGCGGCTCTTAGTGCCATTAAATATCTGGATGAGATGAAAAAAGGATAG
- a CDS encoding SDR family NAD(P)-dependent oxidoreductase — MEGEKVAIVTGGSSGMGLAIARRLKEAGIEVIIFDIQKPPEEFPFYHVDIRDDGQIKSALSHISQLDILVNNAGIYFERYLEDTTNEEIDNMVDINIKGTYLMTRNALAKIKERQGSVIIIASCLGLVPELTSPLYCTTKAGLIMLTKCLAQQYADCGVRVNCILPGPINTPLLQKSFPDEATAARCAERVPLKRIGEPEDIANMVAFLVSGEAGYITGGAFPVDGGVSSSSLYSK, encoded by the coding sequence ATGGAAGGTGAAAAAGTAGCGATTGTCACAGGCGGCAGTTCCGGAATGGGATTGGCCATTGCCAGGAGGCTGAAAGAGGCGGGGATAGAGGTCATTATCTTTGATATTCAAAAGCCGCCGGAGGAGTTTCCCTTCTATCATGTTGATATTCGTGATGATGGCCAGATTAAGTCAGCACTATCCCATATCTCTCAACTGGATATTTTAGTGAATAATGCCGGGATCTATTTTGAGAGATATTTGGAGGATACCACTAATGAAGAAATAGACAACATGGTGGATATCAATATTAAAGGAACGTATCTGATGACACGCAATGCTCTTGCTAAAATCAAAGAAAGACAAGGCTCGGTCATTATCATCGCTTCGTGTTTGGGACTTGTGCCCGAATTAACATCTCCTCTGTACTGCACCACAAAAGCGGGACTTATTATGTTGACAAAATGCCTTGCCCAGCAATATGCAGATTGCGGAGTGCGGGTTAATTGCATATTGCCGGGGCCAATCAATACCCCTCTCCTTCAAAAGAGTTTTCCCGATGAAGCAACCGCTGCCCGCTGCGCGGAGCGTGTGCCTTTAAAGCGGATTGGGGAACCGGAGGATATTGCCAACATGGTGGCTTTTCTTGTGAGCGGGGAGGCCGGGTATATAACAGGCGGTGCTTTTCCCGTTGACGGAGGAGTATCCTCGTCAAGCTTATATTCGAAATAA
- the polA gene encoding DNA polymerase I: protein MSKILILDGNSLANRTFYALPMMTTADGKPTNVLHGFMTMLLRLLLEQKPDYWVVAFDKTKATVRIEQYADYKAQRKETPDALKPQFDFLKELLTAFAMPILECPGYEADDIIATVTSLAEQREWETQIYTGDRDALQLISPRTTVYLTRKGITEVDAYDEGALYEKYQLRPAQIIDLKGLMGDASDNIPGVPGVGEKTALKLLWEYGSVENVLDNIDKISGKKLQENLRNNTDKALLSKKLATMLYDIPLEIDLDRLVYRRPDEKTFTAALDKYVLKSVARIWHEHHGAGEEGKDTPREEVLKPWPLRELTGEEWLARFPQWQADQGTLVLTCANTGGNPHWARITAWGIAVGGESFILNWTDAAPEVRLAFSQLLEDSEVPKQVADSKVLYSLLLNEEIILRGVSLDIGLAAYLINPTRNKFEPLELVKEYIPGAGEFANLAEEASALAQVADSYKETLEELGLSALLHEMEEPLSPILAEMEKQGIAVDVQRLQEFGRELTVELQRLEQEIYADAGETFNINSPQQLGHILFEKLGLPPMKKTKTGYSTDADTLEELRDQHSIVERVLDYRQLSKLMSTYVNGLLAQIHEGRVHTTFQQTVTATGRLSSTEPNLQNIPIRLELGRLLRKVFTPTQEGWVLLSADYSQIELRILAHYSQDEVLCESFSLNQDVHTRTASEVFGIPMAEVTKDMRRKAKAVNFGLIYGLTDFGLGRDLGVPRKEAKTYIETYFHRYEGVKRYLEEIVVKAKEEGQVRTLLNRLRRIPELRHPNRVQRQFGERIAMNTPIQGTAADIMKLAMLGVAEALKPYRANLLLQVHDELVIEVAPEDLEEVAKVVREEMESAFPLSVPLIADCKTGPNWYDMESYSLE from the coding sequence ATGTCAAAAATCCTTATATTAGATGGGAACAGTTTGGCCAACCGGACCTTTTATGCTTTACCGATGATGACGACCGCCGATGGCAAGCCTACCAATGTTCTCCATGGCTTTATGACCATGCTCTTGCGATTGCTGCTTGAACAAAAACCGGATTATTGGGTGGTGGCTTTTGATAAGACCAAGGCTACGGTAAGAATAGAGCAATATGCAGATTACAAAGCCCAGCGCAAAGAGACTCCCGATGCGCTGAAACCCCAGTTTGATTTCCTCAAAGAACTGTTGACTGCTTTTGCCATGCCTATTCTGGAATGTCCGGGCTATGAAGCCGACGACATTATTGCCACGGTTACGTCCCTGGCCGAGCAACGGGAATGGGAGACCCAGATTTATACCGGGGACAGGGATGCCCTGCAGCTGATTTCTCCCCGCACTACGGTCTATCTGACCCGTAAAGGAATCACTGAGGTGGATGCTTATGACGAAGGAGCTCTCTACGAAAAGTATCAGCTCCGGCCTGCCCAGATCATCGATCTTAAAGGACTGATGGGAGATGCCTCCGATAATATTCCCGGTGTACCCGGAGTAGGGGAAAAAACAGCCCTGAAGCTCTTGTGGGAATACGGCAGTGTGGAGAATGTCCTTGATAATATCGACAAAATTTCCGGCAAGAAGCTCCAGGAGAATTTGCGCAATAACACGGATAAGGCCCTCTTAAGCAAGAAGCTGGCCACCATGCTTTATGACATACCTCTGGAGATTGATCTGGATCGATTAGTTTATCGCCGCCCGGATGAGAAGACCTTTACCGCGGCCTTGGATAAGTATGTCCTCAAAAGTGTGGCCCGGATCTGGCATGAACATCATGGGGCAGGAGAAGAGGGCAAGGATACCCCTCGGGAAGAAGTCCTCAAGCCCTGGCCCCTTCGTGAACTGACTGGCGAAGAGTGGTTGGCGCGGTTCCCCCAATGGCAGGCTGATCAAGGAACCCTTGTTTTAACTTGCGCTAATACCGGAGGGAATCCCCATTGGGCGAGGATCACCGCTTGGGGAATAGCTGTCGGTGGGGAGTCCTTTATCCTGAATTGGACCGACGCAGCTCCGGAGGTGCGGCTGGCTTTCAGCCAATTGCTGGAAGATTCTGAGGTGCCTAAGCAGGTTGCCGACAGCAAAGTGCTGTACAGCCTGCTCCTCAATGAAGAGATCATTCTGCGGGGAGTCAGCTTGGATATCGGACTGGCGGCTTATTTGATTAACCCCACCCGCAACAAATTTGAGCCCCTGGAGCTGGTTAAGGAATACATCCCCGGTGCAGGGGAATTCGCAAATTTGGCTGAAGAGGCTTCTGCTCTGGCTCAGGTGGCAGATTCCTATAAGGAAACCCTTGAAGAGCTTGGTCTGAGTGCTCTTCTCCATGAAATGGAGGAACCCTTAAGCCCTATCCTGGCAGAGATGGAGAAGCAGGGAATTGCGGTAGATGTTCAAAGGCTGCAGGAATTTGGCCGGGAGCTGACCGTGGAACTTCAGCGTTTAGAGCAGGAGATCTACGCCGACGCGGGGGAAACCTTCAATATTAACTCTCCTCAGCAATTGGGTCATATCCTCTTTGAAAAGCTGGGGCTTCCCCCCATGAAAAAAACCAAGACCGGTTATTCCACGGATGCCGATACTTTGGAAGAGTTGAGGGATCAGCATTCCATCGTAGAGCGGGTGCTGGACTATCGCCAGTTAAGCAAACTCATGTCTACGTATGTCAACGGCCTGCTGGCTCAGATTCATGAGGGAAGAGTCCATACAACCTTCCAGCAGACGGTAACCGCCACCGGTCGTCTCTCCAGTACCGAGCCTAATCTGCAGAATATCCCCATCCGTCTTGAACTGGGGCGCTTACTGCGGAAAGTCTTTACCCCGACTCAGGAAGGCTGGGTGCTTTTATCAGCGGATTATTCCCAAATTGAGCTGCGGATTTTAGCCCATTATTCTCAGGATGAAGTGCTGTGTGAATCCTTCTCTCTGAATCAGGATGTGCATACCCGTACCGCTTCGGAAGTGTTTGGAATTCCTATGGCAGAAGTCACGAAGGATATGCGCCGCAAGGCTAAGGCGGTTAACTTCGGGTTGATCTATGGGTTGACGGATTTTGGTTTGGGCAGGGATTTGGGCGTACCCCGCAAGGAAGCCAAAACCTATATCGAGACATACTTCCATCGTTATGAAGGGGTCAAACGTTATCTGGAAGAGATTGTGGTCAAGGCTAAAGAAGAAGGACAGGTCCGCACATTGCTCAACCGCTTGCGCCGGATTCCCGAATTGCGTCATCCTAACCGGGTGCAGCGTCAATTCGGAGAGCGGATTGCCATGAATACCCCCATCCAAGGAACGGCGGCGGATATTATGAAGCTGGCTATGTTGGGAGTGGCTGAAGCGTTGAAACCTTATCGGGCCAACCTCCTTTTGCAGGTCCACGATGAATTGGTGATCGAAGTAGCTCCGGAGGACCTGGAAGAAGTGGCGAAAGTCGTCCGTGAAGAAATGGAAAGCGCTTTCCCCCTCTCCGTGCCCTTGATCGCAGATTGTAAGACCGGGCCGAATTGGTATGATATGGAGTCTTATTCCTTGGAGTAG
- a CDS encoding RNA polymerase sigma factor: MADSVMQKVYEQHKDAVYAYLLSLTHSKTLSEDLTSEVFISAIKSLPGFKGNSDLKTWLFSIARYTWYGHLRKSKKELTPEDLLEVYFSDPAGLESTLLTQELLDRIHDLLNREPDKNRDIVLMRIEGYSFYEIARKHQISESSARVLDFRTKHKIRTILLKEGYSYE, encoded by the coding sequence ATGGCTGATTCAGTCATGCAAAAGGTCTACGAACAGCATAAAGATGCCGTCTATGCTTATTTGTTAAGCCTTACCCATAGCAAAACCCTTTCAGAGGATTTGACCTCGGAGGTTTTTATCAGCGCCATCAAATCCCTGCCCGGGTTTAAGGGGAATTCCGATCTTAAAACCTGGCTGTTCTCTATAGCCCGCTATACATGGTATGGGCATTTAAGAAAAAGCAAAAAAGAGCTTACCCCGGAAGATTTGCTGGAAGTCTATTTTTCCGATCCGGCCGGTCTGGAATCAACACTCCTCACCCAGGAGCTGCTGGACAGGATTCATGATTTGCTGAACCGGGAGCCTGACAAAAACAGAGACATCGTTTTGATGCGGATTGAAGGCTACTCCTTTTATGAGATAGCCCGGAAGCATCAGATTTCCGAAAGCTCGGCAAGAGTCCTTGATTTTCGCACCAAGCATAAAATCAGAACGATCCTGCTCAAGGAGGGATATAGCTATGAGTAA
- a CDS encoding YjjG family noncanonical pyrimidine nucleotidase, whose protein sequence is MYKALFFDVDDTLLNFEQCSREALGKTFRHFSMDYDDTVYELFRSIDQRLWLQQKQGELTVQDVINLRFQELFKQLQLGCSHIPLQTMFQERLAEEFFTEPHAAESLGYLSARYQLFVTSNGILKTQLKRLELAGLLPYFTDVFVSDHIGHEKPSVRFFEECLQRSRLKPSEVLLIGDSLEADMVGAQTSKMDSCWYNPKHRNTDSDVEIDYIISDLLQLKDILQ, encoded by the coding sequence GTGTATAAAGCTTTATTCTTTGATGTGGATGATACCCTGCTGAATTTCGAACAGTGTAGCAGGGAAGCACTGGGCAAGACATTCCGTCATTTCAGTATGGACTACGATGACACCGTTTACGAGCTGTTCCGCAGCATAGACCAGCGATTATGGCTTCAGCAAAAGCAAGGCGAACTTACCGTTCAGGATGTCATCAATCTTAGATTTCAAGAATTATTTAAACAGCTCCAGCTTGGGTGTTCTCATATCCCTTTGCAGACGATGTTCCAGGAGAGATTGGCGGAAGAGTTTTTCACTGAACCCCATGCGGCAGAATCCCTGGGCTATTTAAGCGCTCGCTACCAACTCTTTGTGACCTCCAACGGTATTTTGAAAACCCAGTTGAAGCGTCTGGAGTTAGCCGGCTTATTGCCGTATTTTACAGATGTATTTGTCTCTGACCATATCGGCCATGAAAAGCCCAGTGTCCGGTTTTTTGAGGAGTGCTTGCAAAGAAGCAGGTTGAAGCCCAGCGAGGTGCTGCTCATCGGCGATAGCCTTGAAGCGGATATGGTCGGGGCCCAAACCAGCAAGATGGACTCTTGCTGGTATAATCCCAAGCATAGGAACACGGATTCTGATGTTGAGATTGATTATATTATTTCAGATTTGCTGCAGCTTAAAGACATACTGCAATAA
- the mutM gene encoding bifunctional DNA-formamidopyrimidine glycosylase/DNA-(apurinic or apyrimidinic site) lyase — translation MPELPEVETIRRSLSQHILERRIEEILIRWPGAVEGYEEKTFADAVRGLKFQSIERRGKYLLFTLEEGWSFIAHMRMTGRMVYHAQSQEPEKHTHVVLKLSSGEIHFTDTRKFGRLQLVRTEERLQQPSLARLGPEPLEEGFSAAELGRRLAPRKLAIKAALLDQTLVAGIGNIYADEALFRAGIAPERCANSLTKEEIEKLYPAICQVLEEGIAANGTSFRDYQDANGERGDFQKELKVYGRGGEPCKECGHTLVRIRLAGRSTVFCPCCQV, via the coding sequence ATGCCGGAACTACCAGAAGTAGAAACCATACGCAGAAGCCTGAGTCAGCATATTCTTGAGCGAAGGATTGAGGAGATCTTAATTCGCTGGCCAGGTGCTGTGGAAGGATATGAGGAGAAAACCTTTGCCGATGCTGTCAGAGGGCTGAAGTTTCAAAGTATCGAAAGACGTGGGAAATATCTTTTGTTTACTTTAGAAGAAGGCTGGTCCTTCATCGCCCATATGCGCATGACAGGGCGCATGGTTTACCATGCTCAAAGCCAGGAACCGGAGAAGCATACCCATGTGGTGCTTAAGCTATCTTCCGGGGAGATTCACTTTACCGATACACGCAAATTCGGCCGGCTGCAGTTGGTGAGAACAGAAGAACGCCTCCAGCAACCCTCCTTAGCCCGCCTGGGTCCGGAACCTTTGGAGGAAGGTTTTTCCGCCGCAGAACTGGGACGGCGTCTGGCTCCCCGCAAACTGGCCATTAAAGCAGCTCTGTTGGATCAGACCCTTGTGGCGGGAATCGGCAATATCTATGCGGATGAAGCCTTATTCAGAGCGGGAATTGCCCCGGAGCGGTGCGCCAATTCCTTGACGAAAGAGGAGATTGAGAAGCTTTACCCTGCCATCTGTCAGGTTCTTGAGGAGGGTATCGCCGCCAATGGCACTTCTTTCCGGGATTACCAGGATGCCAATGGGGAAAGAGGGGACTTTCAGAAGGAATTGAAGGTCTATGGACGTGGGGGAGAACCCTGCAAAGAGTGCGGCCATACTCTGGTGAGAATTCGTCTGGCCGGCAGGTCTACGGTGTTTTGCCCTTGCTGTCAGGTGTAA
- a CDS encoding ABC-F family ATP-binding cassette domain-containing protein, which translates to MSILYCRSCGVDVSGEALFRQVTFAVEKGEKVGLVGPNGAGKTTLLRACLGEHPLESGEVFLTGTWGYLPQNPLVEDQGTVWESMLAERADLIEMKEQLHVLEERMAHTADEKVFAQYSALTERFETMGGYALEAQVRKILSGLGLTKETEHPIQHLSGGQKTRLALSKLLLRSPEFLILDEPTNHLDMDALEWLEGFLKGYDGAILVVSHDRYFLDHVVQKVLHLEKGGLKSYPGNYSEYELQRAVEETTLVREAERVSKKIARLEEYIRRYKAGIKSKQARGRESQLQKIKPVEVNKTPKSLHISLATGRRSGDRTLMLEDVSVEFPGRRLFHGVDVELRRGDRVALLGENGIGKTSLLKAIKGSLPYQGEIRLGANVKLGYYSQEHEELHGKGSIMDEIRGDTDLLDPEIRSLLARFGFVGEEVFKPVSVLSGGEKSRLALAKLFLSQGNLLLLDEPTNHLDTRMRDVLEEALQDYDGTLLVVSHDRYFLDRVVNKIARLTPEGLKIYEGDYSMYKAQVQEEEAASTGGSASSGTAVGTRPHEQSKETEREARRRQRKAQQLEAQIAELEEEIQSLEEQMAAVTSNYEKALELHKLFEEKKVLLDSTMMEWLEITEE; encoded by the coding sequence ATGAGTATTCTTTACTGTCGGAGCTGCGGCGTGGACGTTTCCGGAGAAGCCCTTTTCCGACAAGTAACTTTTGCTGTGGAGAAAGGGGAGAAGGTGGGACTGGTAGGTCCCAATGGGGCGGGGAAGACGACCTTGCTGCGGGCCTGCTTAGGGGAGCACCCTCTGGAAAGCGGCGAGGTATTTCTTACCGGCACCTGGGGATACCTTCCCCAGAATCCTTTAGTCGAAGATCAGGGAACCGTCTGGGAGAGCATGCTGGCGGAACGGGCCGATCTCATCGAAATGAAAGAGCAGCTTCATGTTCTTGAAGAACGGATGGCTCATACCGCGGACGAGAAGGTTTTTGCTCAATACAGTGCTCTCACGGAGCGCTTTGAGACCATGGGCGGGTATGCCCTGGAAGCCCAGGTACGCAAGATCCTCTCCGGTCTTGGACTCACTAAAGAAACTGAGCACCCTATTCAACATTTGAGCGGGGGTCAAAAAACCAGGCTGGCTTTGAGCAAACTCCTGCTCCGTTCTCCGGAATTTTTGATTCTGGATGAGCCGACCAACCACTTGGATATGGATGCCTTAGAGTGGCTGGAGGGGTTTTTGAAAGGCTATGACGGCGCGATTTTAGTGGTTTCCCATGATCGCTACTTCCTTGATCATGTGGTTCAGAAAGTCCTGCATCTGGAAAAAGGGGGACTGAAGAGCTATCCGGGAAATTATTCCGAGTATGAATTACAACGGGCGGTGGAAGAAACCACCTTGGTCAGGGAAGCGGAGCGGGTAAGCAAAAAAATTGCCCGTCTGGAGGAATATATCCGGCGTTATAAAGCCGGTATCAAATCCAAGCAAGCCCGGGGCCGGGAATCCCAGCTCCAGAAGATTAAGCCTGTTGAGGTGAATAAAACCCCCAAGTCTTTGCATATTTCCCTGGCCACAGGACGGCGCAGCGGGGATCGAACCCTTATGCTGGAAGATGTCTCTGTAGAGTTTCCCGGGCGCCGGTTGTTCCATGGAGTTGATGTGGAATTGCGCCGGGGGGACCGGGTGGCCCTGCTCGGAGAAAATGGAATCGGCAAAACCAGTCTGCTCAAAGCCATCAAAGGTTCGCTGCCCTATCAAGGGGAGATTCGCCTGGGGGCCAATGTCAAGCTGGGGTATTATTCCCAGGAACATGAGGAATTGCACGGCAAGGGCAGCATCATGGATGAAATCCGGGGCGACACAGATTTGCTTGATCCGGAAATTCGCAGCCTGCTGGCCCGTTTCGGGTTTGTGGGTGAGGAGGTCTTTAAGCCGGTTTCCGTATTAAGCGGGGGAGAAAAAAGCCGGCTGGCCCTGGCTAAGCTCTTCCTCTCTCAGGGAAATCTGCTCCTCCTGGACGAACCCACCAATCACTTGGATACCCGTATGCGGGATGTCTTGGAGGAAGCACTTCAGGATTATGATGGAACCCTTTTGGTTGTCTCCCATGATCGGTATTTCCTGGATCGGGTCGTGAACAAAATCGCCCGTTTGACTCCTGAGGGGCTTAAAATCTACGAGGGGGATTACAGCATGTATAAGGCGCAAGTCCAGGAAGAAGAAGCCGCTTCCACGGGCGGGAGCGCCTCCTCCGGTACAGCTGTCGGAACCCGCCCTCATGAACAATCCAAGGAGACGGAACGGGAAGCAAGACGGCGCCAGAGAAAGGCCCAGCAATTAGAGGCACAGATAGCTGAACTGGAGGAAGAAATCCAGTCCTTAGAAGAGCAGATGGCTGCAGTGACTTCCAATTATGAAAAAGCTCTGGAGCTCCATAAACTCTTTGAGGAAAAAAAGGTTTTACTGGATAGTACAATGATGGAGTGGTTAGAAATAACAGAAGAATAA
- the ytaF gene encoding sporulation membrane protein YtaF: MGAAILFAIALSFDGFGVGVSYGIRRIRIPLLSMLIITLCTVVAMGTALFFGDVLIGVITVVSPNLIAAGILLTLGGYQLIKAIPHLFKKETPKAEPASTIAVREPVLKLEFKILGVVVQVLKTPEQADLDGSGVISAKESVLLGTALSLDAFASGLVLGLAVGIFNSLSVIAWVALMQIFMIKCGQALAGRLPEEYLGKLGLLPGTMLILIALGKLI, translated from the coding sequence ATGGGAGCTGCAATACTCTTCGCTATAGCCTTAAGTTTTGACGGATTTGGCGTAGGGGTATCTTATGGAATACGGAGAATCCGCATACCCCTTCTTTCGATGTTGATCATAACTCTTTGTACAGTAGTAGCCATGGGAACAGCACTGTTCTTTGGCGATGTCCTCATAGGGGTTATTACAGTTGTCTCGCCTAATCTTATCGCAGCGGGAATTTTACTCACCTTAGGGGGCTATCAGCTGATCAAGGCTATTCCCCACTTGTTTAAAAAAGAGACGCCAAAGGCTGAGCCTGCCAGCACAATAGCTGTTCGGGAGCCGGTCCTTAAGCTGGAATTCAAAATCCTGGGCGTTGTGGTGCAGGTTCTCAAAACTCCGGAACAGGCCGATCTTGATGGCTCCGGTGTGATCAGTGCCAAGGAAAGTGTGCTGCTGGGCACGGCCTTATCCCTGGATGCCTTTGCTTCCGGTCTGGTATTGGGTCTTGCTGTGGGAATCTTTAACTCTTTGTCGGTTATTGCCTGGGTGGCCTTGATGCAAATTTTTATGATCAAATGTGGTCAGGCTTTAGCAGGCAGACTTCCCGAAGAGTATTTAGGGAAATTGGGCCTTTTGCCGGGAACCATGCTTATTCTCATCGCTTTGGGAAAGCTGATTTGA
- a CDS encoding lytic transglycosylase domain-containing protein, whose amino-acid sequence MKKKGFTVRRKKKRSGFLFTLVLCVIAFTFLFSSPPIKKVIYPYPYKSLIEHYAEQYHVDPLLVISVIRAESKFLPYSQSHKGALGLMQLMPDTADWIAETLGDGAFDQSELREPEKNIQYGTWYIASLQKEFQDIELVLAAYNGGRGHVNEWIRTEQLKVDDLNTEDIPFRETREYVQRVMDNYEKYQDLYGEKPRLK is encoded by the coding sequence ATGAAAAAGAAAGGGTTCACAGTGCGGCGCAAGAAAAAAAGATCAGGCTTTTTGTTTACCCTGGTCTTATGTGTGATTGCTTTTACATTCTTGTTCTCGTCTCCCCCCATTAAGAAAGTAATCTATCCTTATCCGTATAAATCTCTTATCGAGCATTATGCGGAGCAATATCATGTGGACCCTTTGCTGGTTATCTCGGTCATTCGCGCTGAGAGTAAATTCCTGCCCTATTCCCAATCCCATAAGGGCGCCCTGGGGCTTATGCAGCTGATGCCGGATACAGCCGACTGGATTGCCGAGACCTTAGGGGATGGAGCCTTCGACCAAAGCGAGCTGAGAGAGCCGGAAAAGAATATTCAGTACGGAACCTGGTACATAGCCAGCCTGCAGAAGGAATTCCAGGATATCGAGCTGGTCCTGGCCGCCTATAATGGGGGAAGAGGTCATGTTAATGAGTGGATCCGCACAGAGCAGCTCAAGGTGGATGACTTGAATACGGAGGATATTCCTTTCCGGGAGACCAGGGAATATGTGCAGCGGGTTATGGATAACTACGAAAAGTATCAGGATCTTTATGGTGAAAAACCACGCCTCAAATGA
- a CDS encoding potassium channel family protein: protein MISFILTLKRLLSAVYRIMKEKAFKSLLVSLALILLSGTLFYKQVEGWSLLDSFYFAFVSLIPTSVSTGFVPQADLSKWFTMIYLVVGVGVMLMILIMIGFAVVNFEKSEQEELKQKIIDKVD from the coding sequence ATGATTTCTTTTATTCTGACCTTAAAACGATTACTATCCGCTGTTTATCGCATAATGAAGGAAAAAGCCTTTAAATCTTTACTGGTATCCTTGGCATTGATTTTGCTTTCCGGTACTCTTTTCTATAAACAAGTCGAAGGATGGTCCTTGCTGGATTCTTTTTATTTTGCTTTTGTCAGTCTCATTCCCACCAGTGTCTCTACAGGTTTTGTTCCCCAAGCTGATCTGAGCAAGTGGTTCACGATGATTTATCTTGTTGTCGGTGTCGGGGTTATGCTGATGATATTAATCATGATCGGCTTTGCCGTTGTCAATTTTGAAAAATCGGAGCAGGAAGAACTTAAGCAGAAAATAATTGATAAGGTGGATTAG
- the coaE gene encoding dephospho-CoA kinase (Dephospho-CoA kinase (CoaE) performs the final step in coenzyme A biosynthesis.) — MWVIGLTGGIGSGKSTVSRWLSQQGVPIIDADRTVHGLYHEPETMAAITAAFGQDILTDTEEIDRKALGRIVFADDQARKQLEKILHPRVRVAMEKQQKALEQAGERICVWDVPLLFEAGYGSQMDELWVVWVPLDIQKQRVMERDALNAEEVALRIQAQYSLGEKRNKADVVIDNSGKWEETVVQLRKEMERINREQGL; from the coding sequence ATGTGGGTTATCGGATTAACCGGGGGGATCGGGAGCGGAAAATCCACAGTCTCCCGGTGGCTCTCCCAACAAGGTGTTCCGATTATTGATGCGGATCGTACGGTTCATGGGCTTTATCATGAACCGGAGACGATGGCAGCCATTACGGCTGCCTTTGGTCAGGATATCCTGACGGATACAGAAGAAATCGATCGCAAAGCCTTAGGCAGAATTGTTTTTGCCGATGATCAAGCCCGTAAACAATTGGAAAAGATTCTTCACCCCCGGGTCAGAGTTGCCATGGAAAAACAACAAAAGGCACTGGAACAGGCAGGGGAGAGGATCTGTGTCTGGGATGTTCCCTTGCTTTTCGAGGCAGGGTATGGGTCACAGATGGACGAGTTATGGGTGGTTTGGGTACCGCTGGATATTCAAAAACAACGGGTCATGGAACGGGATGCCTTAAATGCAGAAGAAGTGGCATTGCGCATCCAAGCCCAATATTCATTGGGCGAGAAACGCAATAAAGCAGATGTAGTTATAGATAATTCTGGAAAATGGGAAGAAACAGTAGTACAATTAAGGAAAGAAATGGAAAGAATAAATAGGGAGCAAGGACTATAG